A region from the Plasmodium berghei ANKA genome assembly, chromosome: 9 genome encodes:
- a CDS encoding CLPTM1 domain-containing protein, putative has translation MEENVATTPAPPGQGQTANGNENQRVSFFQKIISIIVQMLIMHTIMNFISGGKNKIDPKNESTNINNLILRNSFENDDIFDIYVFLSNNHSLDFEYIQKNSKLIQIREKELYTYKQFSNYENMKYSFYLDDTWKGEKYLSVVAIPLHCYDKRNESSLLKSTIKKSFKHNVLVDNIPLTVKKEPFEAEKNEKYNLMKEDYKVKKKKKKEEFYHIKKRIDINIIHDLSKHRISEFNMPQLKNWKININAHTYTPPIFLSDFWLIENDYYVLDKDFFKDIEKRVNYISVYDPYMIRKNYRNNNKKNDLHVYPDIIEKISDENKLLSIDINYGVCSFMYYMFLKQMDASLLMMEKKQSFSIQNLSNVTAHKEINMMKKILMTTNIYMLIFSAVFILLHTIFSFFAFKNDMQFWHKNESMEGLSALSVITTFVCDIILALYLYDSEDTSWLLLFEMFLGVVLSAWKVTKAVDVSFSKQYPYIIMKDKKNYTESMTKKYDKIAVKYVGIILIPCFIGYAIYSLFYNKYKSWYSYIISVLAGTVYTFGFIMMTPQLYINYKLKSVEHLPWKALIYKSLNTFIDDIAFFLIDMPWMHKLSCFRDDIIFLCYIYQRCIYRVDKNRSETLLNNHKNENGDNSTQPNQIQNGASDKKND, from the coding sequence aTGGAAGAAAATGTAGCCACCACCCCTGCACCTCCAGGGCAAGGGCAAACTGCAAACGGGAATGAAAATCAAAGagtttcattttttcagaaaataatatctaTCATTGTTCAAATGCTAATAATGCATACAATTATGAATTTTATATCTggtggaaaaaataaaatagacCCAAAAAATGAGTCcacaaatattaataacTTAATATTACGGAACAGttttgaaaatgatgatatatttgatatatatgtatttttaagtAATAATCATTCATTagattttgaatatatacaaaaaaatagtaaattGATACAAATAAGAGAAAAggaattatatacatataaacaGTTTAGTAATTATGAAAACATgaaatattctttttatcTTGATGATACATGGAAAGgcgaaaaatatttgagtGTCGTTGCTATTCCATTGCACTGTTATGATAAACGCAATGAGTCCtcattattaaaaagtactataaaaaaaagttttaaACATAATGTTTTAGTTGACAACATACCACTTACCGTTAAAAAAGAGCCATTCGAAgctgaaaaaaatgaaaaatataatttaatgaaaGAAGATTATAaggttaaaaaaaaaaaaaaaaaagaagaattttatcatataaaaaaaagaatagatataaatattatacacGATTTATCAAAACATAGAATTAGTGAATTTAATATGCCTCAATTAAAAAACTggaaaattaatataaatgccCACACATATACACctccaatttttttatctgaTTTTTGGTTAATTGAAAATGATTATTATGTATTAGATAaagatttttttaaagatatAGAGAAGAGAGTGAATTATATTTCAGTATATGATCCATATATGATacgaaaaaattatagaaataataataagaaaaatgaCCTACATGTATATCCTGatataattgaaaaaatttcaGATGAAAACAAACTATTATCAATCGATATAAATTATGGAGTTTGTAgttttatgtattatatgtttttaaaacaaatggACGCATCTTTATTAATgatggaaaaaaaacaatctTTTTCAATTCAAAATTTATCAAATGTAACTGCacataaagaaataaatatgatgaaaaaaatctTAATGacaacaaatatttatatgttaatattttcagctgtatttatattgctacatacaatattttcattttttgcttttaaaaatgatatgCAATTTTGGcataaaaatgaatcaaTGGAAGGCTTATCAGCACTTAGTGTTATTACTACATTTGTTTGTGATATCATATTagcattatatttatatgattcAGAAGATACATCATGGTTACTATTATTTGAGATGTTTTTAGGGGTTGTATTATCAGCATGGAAAGTAACTAAAGCCGTTGATGTTTCATTTAGTAAACAATAtccatatattattatgaaagacaaaaaaaactataCTGAATCTATgactaaaaaatatgataaaattgcTGTTAAATATGTAGGAATCATATTAATACCTTGTTTTATTGGATATGCAATTTATTcacttttttataataaatataaatcatgGTATTCTTATATAATATCAGTCTTAGCAGGAACAGTTTATACCTTTGGTTTTATTATGATGACACctcaattatatattaattataaactTAAATCTGTTGAACATTTACCATGGAAAGCATTAATTTACAAATCTCTAAATACATTTATTGATGATATTGCTTTCTTTTTAATTGATATGCCATGGATGCATAAGTTGTCATGTTTTCGTGACGATATAATATTCTTGTGTTACATATATCAAAGATGTATATATCGAGTGGACAAAAACAGAAGTGAAACacttttaaataatcataaaaatgaaaatggcGATAATTCTACCCAACCTAATCAAATTCAAAACGGGGCTTcagacaaaaaaaatgattaa
- a CDS encoding apicoplast ribosomal protein S14p/S29e precursor, putative, protein MLNFIKWLIAYFVLVHTTAFSIKERHSRYLFLNNYNPIFKKRELQSNINKPYRLNLKKRLDPNNKYTVIKRHEAKIQRNLKRKYLIEKYKEKRELLKKYISEASSPIEYVYWKYKLSSLPRDSCPVRFRNRCAITGRARGYYKFFGLCRHQARALIQKMFFPGFVKASW, encoded by the exons ATGctgaattttataaaatggTTAATTGCCTACTTCGTTTTAGTTCATACAACTGCTTTTAGTATCAAGGAGAGGCACAGtcgatatttatttttaaataactACAACCCGATTTTCAAAAAGAGAGAATTGCAAagtaatataaacaaaCCTTATcgtttaaatttaaaaaagagATTAGATCcaaataacaaatatacaGTAATAAAAAGGCATGAAGCTAAGATTCAAAgaaatttaaaaagaaaatatctTATTGAAAAATACAAGGAAAAACGGgaattgttaaaaaaatatatatcagaAGCCTCGTCTCCTATTGAATATGTTTATTGGAAATACAAACTATCCTCCTTGCCAAGGGATTCATGCCCTGTCAGATTTAGGAATCGATGTGCAATTACAG ggAGAGCAAGAggatattataaattttttggCCTGTGTAGACATCAAGCGCGAGCTTTAATccaaaaaatgtttttccCAGGTTTTGTTAAAGCAAGTTGGTAG
- a CDS encoding UVB-resistance protein UVR8 homologue, putative: MLKTFNILKRNTQLFKNEVRFYSSKKNKVEKKKENKYNLWRWGCSGDSLFSSMQAGEKNTLPEKISNFENKQINKLSAGCNHAAFIVDGKIYTYGLNDKGQLGRTLSNEGGKESKISLTPEEIELDNKNIKFKDVCCGYKHTLAVDVNNDLYSWGWGGNFFKGANGLGQGNKNNLMKPQKIEAFNNDNSEFINICCGEQHSLALTESGKVYGCGKGEFGRLGKGNHGDQLFFEEIDYFTNNNIIIKDIACGNSFSAALSNNGEVYVWGRNDYGQLGIENSIGDLYSHEVYPNKVKYFEIENIKIKLIACGDNHMIACSESNIIYFWGSRAWLEPKAITLNPKYQNSLIKKNIDKIQAGGSTYYYSMLLSDNKLYSWGKHNSSCLALKDKKNHNEPTLVDSDLFNNEIICDISCGHGRVLAKTLANA, from the coding sequence atgctaaaaacttttaatatattaaagcGTAATACGCAGTTATTCAAAAATGAAGTTCGATTTTATagttctaaaaaaaataaagtagagaaaaaaaaagaaaataaatataacttGTGGAGATGGGGATGCTCAGGTGATagtttattttcttcaatgCAAGCGggagaaaaaaatacgTTGCCTGAAAAAATTtcaaattttgaaaataaacaaattaataagcTATCAGCCGGTTGTAATCATGCAGCTTTTATAGTTGATGgaaaaatttatacatatggattaaatgataaaggCCAATTAGGTAGAACATTATCAAATGAAGGAGGGAAAGAAAGCAAAATTTCTTTAACTCCTGAAGAAATAGAAttagataataaaaatataaaatttaaagatGTTTGTTGTGGATATAAACATACGCTGGCTGTTGATGtaaataatgatttatACAGTTGGGGATGGGGtggtaatttttttaaaggaGCTAATGGATTAGGTcaaggaaataaaaataatttaatgaaaccccaaaaaatagaagcatttaataatgataattctgaatttataaatatatgttgtGGTGAACAACATAGTTTAGCTTTAACAGAGAGTGGAAAAGTCTACGGGTGTGGAAAGGGAGAATTTGGTAGATTAGGTAAAGGAAATCACGGGgatcaattattttttgaagaaattgattattttactaacaataatattattattaaagaTATAGCATGTGGTAACAGCTTTTCAGCGGCTTTGTCAAATAATGGTGAAGTATATGTTTGGGGTAGAAATGATTATGGGCAATTGGGTATTGAAAATAGTATAGGAGATTTATATTCACATGAAGTTTATCCAAATAAagttaaatattttgaaattgaaaatattaaaataaaattaattgcATGTGGAGATAATCATATGATTGCTTGCTCAGAAagcaatattatttatttttgggGTTCAAGAGCGTGGCTAGAGCCTAAAGCTATCACTCTAAATCcaaaatatcaaaatagtttaataaaaaaaaatattgataaaataCAAGCAGGTGGAAGTACCTACTATTATTCTATGCTACTTTCAGacaataaattatattcatgGGGGAAACATAATTCTTCATGCTTAGCTTTAAAggacaaaaaaaatcacAACGAGCCTACACTTGTTGATTCGGacttatttaataatgaaattatttGTGATATATCATGTGGGCACGGAAGAGTCTTGGCTAAAACCCTAGCCAATGCATAA